In Arthrobacter sp. SLBN-83, one DNA window encodes the following:
- the paaC gene encoding 1,2-phenylacetyl-CoA epoxidase subunit PaaC, with translation MSPETTHTEGHGDISTGVAGGDSNASATRITPGNALRPEDIALEVKTGLAKPSEDVAEYALRLGDDALILAQRLGHWISRAPELEEDIALGNIALDQLGHARSFLTYAGAGMPDEDGTAKSEDDLAYFRREHEFRSVQLFEQPNGDFAATIARQFVVSYYQYELYRRLTESTDATLAAIAAKAVKEVDYHRDHSTQWVLRLAGGTEESRTRMIHGLRTMWPYVSELFQDDDLTRRLAEAGAAVAPSSLREDFDRLVADVLKEAELEVPDVPAAPGGGRYGKHSEYLGYILAEMQVLAREHPGASW, from the coding sequence GTGAGCCCCGAGACAACACACACGGAAGGCCACGGCGACATCTCCACAGGCGTGGCCGGCGGAGACTCGAACGCGAGCGCAACAAGAATCACCCCCGGCAACGCCCTCCGCCCGGAGGACATCGCCCTGGAGGTCAAGACCGGCCTCGCCAAGCCAAGCGAGGACGTCGCGGAATACGCACTGAGGCTCGGCGATGACGCCCTCATCCTCGCGCAGCGCCTGGGCCACTGGATCTCCCGTGCACCCGAGCTGGAGGAGGACATCGCCCTGGGCAACATCGCCTTGGACCAGCTGGGCCACGCCCGCAGCTTCCTCACCTACGCCGGTGCCGGCATGCCCGATGAGGACGGCACGGCCAAGTCCGAGGATGACCTGGCCTACTTCCGCCGCGAGCACGAGTTCCGCAGTGTCCAGCTGTTCGAGCAGCCCAACGGCGACTTCGCGGCCACCATCGCCCGCCAGTTCGTGGTGAGCTACTACCAGTACGAGCTCTACCGCCGCCTCACCGAATCCACGGACGCCACCCTGGCCGCCATCGCCGCCAAGGCCGTGAAGGAAGTGGACTACCACCGCGACCACAGCACCCAGTGGGTCCTGCGCCTGGCGGGCGGCACGGAGGAATCGCGCACCCGGATGATCCACGGCCTGCGCACTATGTGGCCGTACGTCAGCGAACTGTTCCAGGACGATGACCTGACGCGACGCCTCGCTGAGGCGGGTGCCGCCGTCGCGCCTTCCAGCCTGCGGGAGGACTTTGACCGCCTCGTCGCAGACGTCCTCAAGGAAGCCGAGCTGGAGGTCCCGGACGTGCCCGCAGCCCCCGGCGGCGGCCGGTACGGCAAGCACTCGGAGTACCTGGGCTACATCCTCGCGGAGATGCAGGTGCTGGCCCGCGAGCATCCCGGGGCGAGCTGGTGA
- the paaD gene encoding 1,2-phenylacetyl-CoA epoxidase subunit PaaD, whose translation MYVSDFEAKRTTPAQQSGGQRAWDIAATVVDPEIPVLTIADLGILRDVQVSEAGQVKVTITPTYSGCPAMDAIRDDLYKAFEKEGYGDVQVDLVLAPAWTTDWMTEAGKAKLQEYGIAPPSGNSRAGGHSGPIRLSLAVKCPQCNSLNTRELTRFGSTSCKALYVCQDCKEPFDYFKVL comes from the coding sequence ATCTACGTCAGCGACTTCGAGGCAAAGCGCACGACGCCGGCACAACAGTCGGGCGGTCAGCGCGCCTGGGACATCGCGGCCACCGTGGTGGACCCGGAGATCCCGGTGCTCACCATCGCGGACCTGGGGATCCTGCGGGACGTGCAGGTGTCGGAGGCCGGGCAAGTGAAGGTCACCATCACCCCCACGTACTCGGGCTGCCCGGCCATGGACGCCATCCGCGACGACCTCTACAAGGCCTTCGAAAAGGAAGGCTACGGGGACGTGCAGGTGGACCTGGTCCTGGCCCCGGCGTGGACCACGGACTGGATGACCGAGGCCGGAAAGGCCAAGCTGCAGGAGTACGGCATCGCCCCGCCCAGCGGCAACTCCCGGGCCGGCGGCCACTCCGGCCCCATCCGGCTGAGCCTGGCCGTGAAATGCCCGCAGTGCAACAGCCTCAACACCAGGGAACTCACCCGCTTTGGTTCCACGTCCTGCAAGGCGCTGTATGTGTGCCAGGACTGCAAGGAACCGTTCGACTACTTCAAAGTCCTGTAA
- the paaE gene encoding 1,2-phenylacetyl-CoA epoxidase subunit PaaE — translation MTVVRQTAAEEAEATGRRRPSFHTLEVKEVRRLTDDAIEVSFHVPAELAGKFDYLPGQYVALRTTLPDETGEPKEIRRSYSICAEPRSFADGTSEIRVAIKKDLGGLFSTWANAELKAGDTLDVMSPMGAFVSKHGRDGQAVEQNVMNSMNHPEELAGEPGNFVAIAAGSGITPVIAIARTLLAANPDTRFDLIYANKAAMDVMFLEELADLKDKYPQRLAIHHVLSREQRIAPLLSGRIDAEKLQQLLGTALHADDVDEWFLCGPFELVQLCRDTLAERGVKPENVRFELFTSGKPDRPEGQAGRPVIVDESQETYKITFKLDGLQGEVASPTHARESILNAALRVRPDVPFACAGGVCGTCRAKVVTGSVTMDENYALEQDELDKGYVLTCQSHPTSKEVTVDFDV, via the coding sequence ATGACTGTTGTCCGCCAGACCGCCGCCGAAGAGGCTGAGGCGACCGGCCGCCGTCGTCCGTCCTTCCACACGCTCGAGGTGAAGGAGGTGCGCCGGCTCACCGACGATGCCATCGAAGTCAGCTTCCATGTGCCGGCGGAGCTCGCCGGCAAGTTCGACTACCTGCCCGGCCAGTACGTGGCCCTGCGCACCACCCTGCCGGACGAGACCGGCGAGCCGAAGGAAATCCGGCGCAGCTACTCCATCTGCGCAGAGCCGCGCAGCTTCGCGGACGGCACCAGCGAGATCCGCGTGGCCATCAAGAAGGACCTGGGCGGGCTGTTCTCCACGTGGGCCAACGCCGAGCTGAAGGCGGGGGACACGCTGGACGTGATGAGCCCCATGGGCGCGTTCGTGTCCAAGCACGGCCGGGACGGGCAGGCCGTGGAGCAGAACGTCATGAACTCCATGAACCACCCGGAGGAACTGGCGGGGGAGCCGGGGAACTTCGTGGCCATCGCCGCCGGGTCAGGCATTACCCCGGTGATCGCGATCGCCCGGACGCTGCTGGCCGCCAACCCGGACACCCGGTTCGACCTGATCTACGCCAACAAGGCCGCCATGGACGTGATGTTCCTGGAGGAGCTGGCGGACCTGAAGGACAAGTACCCGCAGCGGCTGGCCATCCACCACGTGCTGAGCCGTGAGCAGCGGATCGCGCCGCTGCTGTCCGGCCGGATCGACGCGGAGAAGCTGCAGCAGCTGCTGGGCACCGCCCTGCACGCGGACGATGTGGACGAGTGGTTCCTGTGCGGGCCGTTCGAGCTGGTGCAGCTATGCCGGGACACCCTGGCCGAGCGCGGGGTGAAGCCGGAGAACGTCCGGTTCGAGCTGTTCACGTCCGGCAAGCCGGACCGCCCGGAGGGGCAGGCCGGCCGTCCAGTCATCGTGGACGAGAGCCAGGAGACGTACAAGATCACGTTCAAGCTGGACGGCCTGCAGGGCGAGGTGGCCAGCCCCACGCATGCCCGGGAGTCGATCCTGAACGCGGCGCTGCGGGTGCGCCCGGACGTGCCGTTCGCGTGCGCCGGGGGAGTGTGCGGCACGTGCCGGGCCAAGGTGGTCACCGGCAGCGTGACCATGGACGAGAACTACGCGCTGGAGCAGGATGAGCTGGACAAGGGCTACGTCCTGACCTGCCAGAGTCACCCGACCAGCAAGGAAGTCACGGTCGACTTCGACGTGTAA
- a CDS encoding enoyl-CoA hydratase/isomerase family protein, giving the protein MISLSISNGIAEVVLDAPHKLNSLDEQALRDLAQAYDDAAAAASRGEVRALLLRGEGRAFCAGRDIAGVTPENDDAAAYLGGLVEPLLKKMAAFPAPTFAAAQGACLGVGLGLLLATDVVYVAENAKFGSPFAKLGATLDSGGHWYFTERLGMHRTLDLIYTADLISGAEAVAQGMFSRALPAESLLESTREIVSRVALGATAAFVASKELVAQIRDQRLGLWQAMQQENEEQARLCKTEDYAEGFRAFQEKREPKFSGNIG; this is encoded by the coding sequence ATGATTTCCCTTTCGATCAGCAACGGCATCGCCGAGGTAGTGCTGGACGCGCCGCACAAGCTGAACTCGCTGGATGAGCAGGCGCTGCGGGATTTGGCACAGGCGTACGACGACGCTGCTGCCGCCGCCTCACGCGGTGAGGTGCGGGCGCTGCTGCTGAGGGGAGAGGGACGGGCCTTCTGCGCAGGCCGGGACATCGCCGGGGTCACCCCCGAGAACGACGACGCCGCCGCGTACCTGGGCGGGCTCGTGGAGCCGCTGCTGAAGAAGATGGCGGCGTTCCCCGCGCCGACGTTTGCCGCGGCGCAGGGGGCGTGCCTGGGCGTTGGGCTTGGGCTGCTGCTGGCCACGGACGTGGTGTACGTGGCGGAGAACGCGAAGTTCGGCTCGCCGTTCGCCAAGCTGGGGGCCACTCTGGATTCGGGCGGGCATTGGTACTTCACGGAGCGGCTGGGCATGCACCGGACGCTGGACCTGATCTACACGGCGGACCTGATCTCGGGCGCCGAGGCGGTGGCGCAGGGGATGTTCAGCCGGGCGTTGCCTGCTGAGTCTTTGCTGGAGTCGACGCGGGAGATTGTCTCGCGCGTGGCTTTGGGGGCGACGGCTGCTTTTGTTGCCTCGAAGGAGCTGGTGGCGCAGATCCGTGACCAGCGGCTGGGCCTGTGGCAGGCCATGCAGCAGGAGAACGAGGAGCAGGCACGCCTTTGCAAGACCGAGGATTACGCGGAGGGTTTCCGGGCGTTCCAGGAGAAGCGCGAGCCGAAATTCAGCGGGAACATCGGTTGA
- a CDS encoding PqqD family protein — protein sequence MTTSMVWKRGGLVAEVCTKPRSRVALLHLDATQPVVLEGTAAVIWDLIDGQRSEQEIFSELEATFEDQSGQMHAQVEGFLAGLQEQRLIEAARGVSH from the coding sequence GTGACCACAAGCATGGTCTGGAAACGTGGCGGCCTGGTCGCAGAAGTCTGCACCAAGCCCCGGTCCCGTGTTGCCCTGCTGCACCTCGACGCAACCCAGCCTGTGGTCCTGGAGGGTACTGCTGCGGTGATCTGGGACCTGATCGATGGACAGCGCAGCGAGCAGGAGATCTTCTCCGAGCTTGAGGCCACCTTCGAGGATCAGTCGGGGCAGATGCACGCCCAAGTGGAAGGCTTCCTGGCAGGCCTCCAAGAGCAGCGCCTGATCGAGGCTGCCCGCGGCGTTTCCCACTAA